GCCGCGGACATCCATGCGCTTCTTGGCGACCTGAATGCCATTGCCCGTGAAGCCACTGGTCCCCTCGACTCCGGCGGGTGCGACGGTCAGGATCAGCTCGGCCTGAACCTGGTGCACCTGTGGAACCGACGGTCGTGCAGCCAAAAGGGCCACCCGGACAGTCGACAGCGGAGCGTGGACAGACGGCATCACCGCCAGACGCTCATAGGTGAAGATCTTCACGGTGCACCTCCCTCACGTTCCTCGAATCGACTGGACCAACCCCGTGAGCAGCCGGAATGGCGCCGCTCGCGTGGTGTGTTCTGAGGCTATTCCTCGCGCCGGGGCGAGGGCAAACGAATTTACGACGAGATTTCGAAAGTTTTCTCCGGGCAGACATCGTCCACCCCGGCGCCCCCCACCAGCGCCAGCACGGAATCCCCGTAGAGGCCCAGCTTGCGGGGGCCGATACCGGCGATGGCGATCAACTCCTCGGGCCGGCCCGGTCGCCGCTCGGCCAGCGCGATCAGCGTCGCATCGGTGAAGACCACGTACGCCGGGACCTTCTGCGCCCCGGCCACCCGCCGCCGCCACTCGCTCAGCCGTTCGTGCAGCTCCTCGTCGATGTCGGACGGGCAGGTGGGGCAGCGACCCAGCTTGCGGTCCGGGCCGGCGAGCAGGGTGGCGCCGCAGATCCGGCAGGACATGATCTGGGTTCGACGCCGTTCGGGGCGTTTGGCCGCCGGGCTGCCGCCGGTCGCCCGTTCGGCGCCGCCGGAACGATCCAGTTGGGGCAGGAACCGCGACGGACGCCGGGCCCGTCCGCCCGGTGAGCGTGCTGCGGCGTACGACAGCCAGAGCCACTGCCGCGCGCGGGTGATCCCGACGTAGAGCAGGCGGCGCTCCTCCTCGACCTGCTCGACGGTCTTGGCGTACGTGGTGGGCAGAGTGCCCTCGGCGAGACCGACCAGGAAGACCGCGTCCCACTCCAACCCCTTGGCCGAGTGCAGCGAGGCGAGGGTCACCCCGTCCACCGTCGGTACGTGCTGCTGGGCGGCCCGGCGGGCGAGTTCCTCGGTGAAGTCGGAGAGGGTGACGGGGCGTTCCACCGACGCGGCCTCGCCGATCGGCACCACCTCGGGGGTGGCCGCGTACTCCTCGGAGAGCTGGACCAGCGCGGACAGCGCCTCCCACCGCTCGCGGGCGGCGCCACCGGCCGGGGGCGCGTCCGGGGCCCAGCCCACCGCGGTGAGCGCCTCGACGACGGCGGTCGGCAGTGGCGTCTCGCCGGGGATCGATCGGGTGGCGGCGCGCAACGCGACCATCGCCTGGCGCACCTCGGTCCGCTCGAAGAACCGCTCCGCACCCTGCACGACGTACGGCACCGCGGCCTCGGTGAGCGCCTTCTCGTACGCCTCGGACTGCGCGTTGATCCGGAACAACACGGCGATCTCCTTCGCCGGCGTGCCCGCGTCGATCAGCGACCGGCAGCGCGCGGCCACCGCGTTCGCCTCGGCCGGCTCGTCGGTGAAGATCCGCAGGTCCGGCTCGGGGCCGGGTGGGCGCTGCCCGCTCAACTCCAGCCGCAGGCGCGCCTCGGTGCCCCGGGCCTGGGAGATCACCGCGTTGGCCAGCCCGACCACCTGCGGGGTGGAGCGGTAGTCGCGGACCAGCCGGACCACGGTGGCGTTCCGGTGCCGGCGGGGGAAGTCGACCAGGTACGCCGAGGTCGCCCCGGTGAACGAGTAGATCGTCTGGCTGGCGTCGCCGACCACGGTCAGGTCGTTGCGGCCACCCAGCCAGGCGTCCAGCAACCGCTGCTGGAGGGGGTTGACGTCCTGGTACTCGTCGACCACGAAGTGCCGGTACTGGCCACGGACCTGCTCGCCGACGTCCGAGTGCTCCTCGATGCCCCACACCGCGGCGCGCAGCATGTCCTCGAAGTCGATCACGCCGTTCGAGCGCTTGACCTGCTCGTACGCGGTGAACACCTCGGCCACCTTCGCCGGCTCGTGCGGTGTGTCGCGCAGCGCCCGGGCCGCCGACACCACGTACTCCGATGGCTCGACCAGCGACGACTTGGCCCATTCGATCTCACCGGCCAGGTCCCGCGCGGCGGCCCGGTCGGTGCGCAGGCCGACCCGGGCGGCGGCGAGGGTGACCAGCCGCACCTTGCTGTCCAGCAGTTCGGGCATGGCCCGGCCGGCCAGCAGCCGGGGCGCGAAGTATCGCACCTGGCGCAGCGCCGCCGCGTGGAACGTGCGGGCCTGCACACCGCCGACCCCGAGCACGGTGAGCCGACTCCGCATCTCGGCAGCCGCCCGGGCGGTGAAGGTGACCGCGAGGACGTGCCGGGGGGAGATCTCACCGGAGAGCGCCCGGTGGGCGATCCGGGAAGTGATCGCCCGGGTCTTGCCGGTGCCGGCGCCGGCCAGGATGCACACCGGGCCGGCGGGTGCGGTCACCGCGGAGCGTTGCTCCGGGTCCAGCCCGGCGAGCACCTTTTCCGACCCTGAGTGAACCACCACAACCAGGAATCATCTCAGCTCCCCCGAGCGTTGCAGCGAACAGCCTCGGCTTGATCCGCAAGCCGCGGCCGGAGGAGTTGGAGGATCCGACCATGCTGACGATGTATTCCACCCCCTGGTGCGGCTACTGCCACCGGCTGAAGTCGCAGCTCGACCGGGAGGGCATCGGTTACGAGGTGGTCGACATCGAGCAGGACCCGAAGGCCGCGGAGTTCGTGATGAGCGTCAACGGCGGCAACCAGACGGTGCCGACGCTGCACTTCGCCGACGGCAGCGCCCTGACGAATCCCTCGATCACCCAGGTCAAGCAGCACCTGGAGACCCTCAGCGCCTGACCGCCGGGGCACTGTCGACGAGCGGCCGTCCCACCCGGGGCGGCCGCTCGTCGTGTCCGGAATCGGTCACCGTGGCGGCGGTCGGTGGGTGCCGGTCGCCACGGTGCGGTCAGCGTCCTCGGCCGGTCGCCGGGGTGCCGGGAGCGTCGGGCGGGTCGGCGGCGTGGGCGGACGGGCGCCGGACGGCGCGCTCAGGTGCCGGCCTCGCCAGAGATAGCTGCCAGCGGCCAGGGTGGCCACCCCGACCAGCGCGAACAGCACCCGGTAGTCCAGGAAACCGACCAGCAGGGCGCCCGTCCCGATGGAGAACGCCTGCGGCCCGCTGACCACCGCCTGGGTGGCCGCGGCCACCCGGCCGACCAGCGCGGACGGGGTCCGACGCTGGATCAGCGTGTGCAGTCCCACCATCGTCAGCGGGAGCGAGACTCCGGCCAGCAGCACCGCCGCGAACCCGAGCCGGAGATCGGGATACGCGAGCGCGAGCGCGGCCGGGGCGAAGAAGGCGACCCCGGCGGCCATCGTGCCGACCTCCCCGAGCCGGCGGACCAGCGTCGGTGAGCAGAGCCCGCCGAGCAGCCCGCCGACTCCCTGCACGGTGACCAGCACCCCCACGAACGCGGCATCCCGGTTCAGCCCCTGGTCGACGTAGGCGAAGATGAGCGACTCGCTGAAGCCCATCACCAGCGACCCGAGCCCGTAGCCGAGCAGGGCCCGACGCAGCGCGGGCTCGCCAGCCAGGTGCCGCAGACCGGCGCCCAGCTCGGCTGGCCAGCGCAGCCGCACGGCCGGCGGCACCGGTTGCGGGGTGGGCAGCACGGTCACCACCGCCGCCGCGGTCAGAAATCCGACCATGCCGATCCCGGCCAACGCCCACCCGCCGAGCGCCGCGTAGAGCGCCGCGCCGGCCAGCGGGCCGATCAGCCGCATCCCCTGGCGTACGGTCTGCAGCAGGCCGTTCGCCTCGGCCAGCAGCTCGACCGGCACCAACTCCCGAATGAGCCCACTGAGCGCCGCGCCGAGCGTGATGGACGACAGTCCGTACAGGGCGGCCACCAGGTAGACGATCCAGACGTCGCCCGCGTCCCGGACGGTGAACAGCGGGGTGAGCAGGGCCGCGGTGACCACGTTCGCGGCCACGAAGAACGGCCGGCGCGGGTACCGGTCGACGAACCAGCCGACCAGCGGTGCCAGGGTCATCGGCGCGATGACGGCGAAGATCGTGGCACCGGCCAACCCGTTCGAGCCGGTCAGATCCTTGACCCAGATGGCGAGCGCCAGCAGCAGGATCGACTCGGCGGTCATGCTGGCCAACAGGCCGCCGAAGAGCAGGCGGAA
The window above is part of the Micromonospora sp. LH3U1 genome. Proteins encoded here:
- a CDS encoding ATP-dependent DNA helicase UvrD2, with translation MVVHSGSEKVLAGLDPEQRSAVTAPAGPVCILAGAGTGKTRAITSRIAHRALSGEISPRHVLAVTFTARAAAEMRSRLTVLGVGGVQARTFHAAALRQVRYFAPRLLAGRAMPELLDSKVRLVTLAAARVGLRTDRAAARDLAGEIEWAKSSLVEPSEYVVSAARALRDTPHEPAKVAEVFTAYEQVKRSNGVIDFEDMLRAAVWGIEEHSDVGEQVRGQYRHFVVDEYQDVNPLQQRLLDAWLGGRNDLTVVGDASQTIYSFTGATSAYLVDFPRRHRNATVVRLVRDYRSTPQVVGLANAVISQARGTEARLRLELSGQRPPGPEPDLRIFTDEPAEANAVAARCRSLIDAGTPAKEIAVLFRINAQSEAYEKALTEAAVPYVVQGAERFFERTEVRQAMVALRAATRSIPGETPLPTAVVEALTAVGWAPDAPPAGGAARERWEALSALVQLSEEYAATPEVVPIGEAASVERPVTLSDFTEELARRAAQQHVPTVDGVTLASLHSAKGLEWDAVFLVGLAEGTLPTTYAKTVEQVEEERRLLYVGITRARQWLWLSYAAARSPGGRARRPSRFLPQLDRSGGAERATGGSPAAKRPERRRTQIMSCRICGATLLAGPDRKLGRCPTCPSDIDEELHERLSEWRRRVAGAQKVPAYVVFTDATLIALAERRPGRPEELIAIAGIGPRKLGLYGDSVLALVGGAGVDDVCPEKTFEISS
- a CDS encoding MFS transporter, whose amino-acid sequence is MRTVLRRPDFRLLFGGLLASMTAESILLLALAIWVKDLTGSNGLAGATIFAVIAPMTLAPLVGWFVDRYPRRPFFVAANVVTAALLTPLFTVRDAGDVWIVYLVAALYGLSSITLGAALSGLIRELVPVELLAEANGLLQTVRQGMRLIGPLAGAALYAALGGWALAGIGMVGFLTAAAVVTVLPTPQPVPPAVRLRWPAELGAGLRHLAGEPALRRALLGYGLGSLVMGFSESLIFAYVDQGLNRDAAFVGVLVTVQGVGGLLGGLCSPTLVRRLGEVGTMAAGVAFFAPAALALAYPDLRLGFAAVLLAGVSLPLTMVGLHTLIQRRTPSALVGRVAAATQAVVSGPQAFSIGTGALLVGFLDYRVLFALVGVATLAAGSYLWRGRHLSAPSGARPPTPPTRPTLPAPRRPAEDADRTVATGTHRPPPR
- a CDS encoding mycoredoxin, which codes for MLTMYSTPWCGYCHRLKSQLDREGIGYEVVDIEQDPKAAEFVMSVNGGNQTVPTLHFADGSALTNPSITQVKQHLETLSA